Genomic window (Clarias gariepinus isolate MV-2021 ecotype Netherlands chromosome 4, CGAR_prim_01v2, whole genome shotgun sequence):
GCTGTGGGGTATTTGTAGGCATGCTGGCCGTAGTTTGCgtaacttgtttttttatttaaccagttattttgctccacccaCATCCTTCCGCGAtggcagaactaactaaccATGACTGGTGGAGCTGTAAaaacataagaataaaatatatatagtgtgtatatattgtggcgtgggcgaggcggcggctgacgaccagcatgccttgtgtggatgtcggtgtgttcaccatgttggagaaaggtgtttgggttagtggcttcggccctgtttgtgtgtggtgggtgtgtgacgtgtggaatgtgctccggttcaagcttaggctgaattggaggtATAGActttgtgtgaatgtgctgcttatgcttttgtgtgacaaaataaagtactcccagccattgcattgggcagcaagtaagctcatTCCTAGTTAGGTTTGTAGCTGTAACTAAAAGAACACTGATAATTCTGATGCAATTCATAATGACTAGTAAGCAATTATCAAGGAGtcaaaggtttttttgtttttttttattacataatgtCACCAGATTCTTGGTGAAAGTACTTCTGTGATTGGGTTAAATGCGGTTTTCcgcagacagttgttctctcCTTATAATGGCAGCCAACATTGACATACTTTCATACTTTCGTTGTACTGTAAATCACCTGTGATGCGGAGAGTGAAATATACgtagttaaacgtcccagtggtGTTACCATCCATTATCACTACACGTCTTTCTCTCACCAGTAAAGCTTGAATGAGCACATGTGAAAATAGGAAGAACCAGACAGTTTACCTAATTATTCCCAGAAATCcatgtttataatttattatttaatttagaattttaCCTCTACAGCATACAGAAGCCATAATATCCCTGATTACTCTAATAATCAGCTAATCAGTTATAataattgtgtattttttttattattttaattgctGAATATTGCCTGAATGTACTTACTGTATTACTAGCCAATTTACTCTGTTATTTTATAGGATCCACACTACGTAAATATGACTGGGGTGACTATGAGTAGAACTAATACTCAGATGGGTCACACCCCTCAACCTGATGATGTAAGcagtgtatttatttcatttgtaatCCATTGTTAATTTAATCCAGCCCCAATTTTGATAAAGATAGCTATTGCTATACTAACATTTGACATTCAAATACTGcctatttaatttctttatctaTTACTGATTATCTAGGAACCAATATATGAAAACTGACTTGCACACCTCTTTCAGGATAATTAGGTAAGCaactttatgttaaataatttataactaGAATAAGATTACTTAAAATATTTgattagagaaataaagaaataacatcTCTGATGTAGGGTCAACTCCAATCACCTATACAACTAgtcatacagtatttgcataTTAGTCATACTGCATGATTATATTGTGtggtttttttattctgaatatcagcacagctaaGATTTGTCTTATGGCTGTGGTATAACATCagacatttaaaatgcttttcttcAAGAGTGTATCATTCATTCACTTGGACTAATTTGAGGAAAACACACAGTCAATGTGACTGGGAGATATTTAGTGAACTTATTTTTCTAGCAAGCTCCTTTCATAAAGAAGTTCCAAACTACTTAAAACACAACAGAACACAAAACTCAGTCCTGAGACAGTGGTCTTTGTGGTCTTCTTTGTCTCCTTCACTGTCCTCAGAAGATggtctttaaaaacaaatccttTCCCAATTTTTACACTTATTTTGAGTTTTGtaattttaatgctttaattatGATTTAGGTTTGAACATTTTAGCTGAAATAACTATATGGATGTGTTACAGGCATTAAAGTTTTCCAGAGGAAACCTGTTCTTGGATGTGGAAGTGGAAGTGAATTGTTGGTTTAACTTTGAATAAAGTACACAGgttaagctaaaataaaataatataaaatatagtaaaaataacAACGTGTACAACATTTATACTGCTTGAAATTTTAGACACTTAGGCAATTTATTGTGGCTGTATATTTCaactgaaaatgtaattcaagcatttaaaatgcaatgcaaaaatattgaaCTTACTaaattgctgtttaaaaatatattcaattgTTGAAAATacaatcttttattattttttagcctCACAAATTCAGGTTGAAAAAATTCagctatttaatttattcatgcatcatcatttttttaataccttaAAGCACTTGGTTACAAGAAacaatagtttaaaatatttattaagtgCAAACATTTATAATCTACTTTTGTAAGCCATATGTGTGCAAAATCTGTAAGGAAATTATTTAAGTAAAGACTGGAgggtacagtatgtaatatatttaatatttattaataataatattaataatgaaaagGTTTTACATTGAGGTATCTCTCTAgattttttgttctatttattttatcctttcaaacatttaccaaTACTATATGGTCTAATATCCTCTGTAGACAACTGAATggatgtaaataacaataaataaatagtatagATATTTCCCCACAATTTACATGCTTAATATGTAGGATTATATGTGTATTTCTATCCTTGGtatcctgctttctgtttttctctgaaTTATTGTGTCACTGGTTTCTGTTAATTTGtaactttaaaaagtacaaatcaTTGGTTGAATAATTACTCAGCGGAGGGTTTTTTCTATTAGCACACCTAATGTGAACTAAACATTCATGACAGaacctcaaattcaaattaaattcaattttttgacattttttaaataacaatgacaaccaaaataaaaattattagttattttatGCAGTGAAGTTGCAATATTTGGTATATAgacctttattttttaaaacctactGGAtttgcagtactctggtgtcacatgtcaatccatgcctgctttttattttaaataataaaaaacatataaatattaagTCATAGATGTAAATTATATGTTGGTATATTCCTCTATCCCGGTATGACCTCAGAGGTAAGACCCAATGATTTGTCACATGACCATAAGGTTTAAAAGGCAAAACCTAAATGTCACTCTGATAGGGTTCCCCCACTAATGTCTTTTCACCTGCTGTCTCGTCTACTGCTTGTATAACAGTACAGATCTACTGTCCTTAAACAATAATTCAACATGCAGTCTTTATTGTATAAACTGGTAATAAAAATGAGTACACCCATGTCAGTGAACATGTTAAAACTTTTtccaaagtgtcaatattttgtgttcagCACCATTGTTATGTAGCACGGCCTTAATCCTCCTGGGCATGGAATTTACCACGTGCTGCACATATTGTTGCTGGCATCTTCTGCTGCTGGATGTTAAACACATGGTGCTTTGCCACCTTCCGCTAGAGGATGCCCCACAGATGCACAACAGGGTTCAGGTCTGGAAACGGACTTGGCCACTGAAAAATACATGAACATGATAAATATGACTGTGACTGCATGGTTAAAGATAGCACAACTGTTATCACAGCTGTAAGGGGGGAACTTTCTTCtgttgccagctattttgacTATAATAGCTGtattttcatttgtatagtATTGTAGGATGAGACAATTTAATGCTAATTTtgggacattttttttgtttgcaaaaaATGAGGGTCATATACCATATTTTATAACATGCTAGTATTTTTgtcttgtctttattttttatataaaacaacaaataatgcaaaacatgaagtaagtttatctttttattataataaataattattataattatatatgaaTTTATGAAATCAAAAGGAGATAAAGAGACTAAAACTTGTCCTTCAGAATTTTGTATgatggatgaaaaaaaacaacaacactaatatatttaagcaatatcacatgagaagAAATgccattgtactaaatatcatcacacactgataaaaatatccagcctgatctacttaaaaaaataaggtaactttttgcatcagatTATGTAGTTCAAACAAGACAATTCTTTGTATTTACTACTTACATTTctttctgtaaaaaatattttttgctagtaaaatctacttaattttttctagTAAAGTCTATTTAATTTCGCAAGTAAAacctacttaattttataatttcccTTCTCATTCTTTTGTGTCCATGCTCTACTTAACTTTAAgagtttcaaatatgtattttttattgaaatttaaCTATATTATAACTAATttaactgcacattccagggtggccttttattgtgggcagtataaggtacacctgtgcactactcatgatgtcagatcagcatcttgatgtggcacacctgtgaggtgggatggattatctcagcaaagcagaagtgctcactatcacacatttagactgatttgtgaacaatgtttgggagaaattggtaatattgtgtatctggaatgaattttagatctttaagttcatctcatgaaaaatcggagcagaaacaaaggtgttgcgtttatatttttgttgagtgtatatatatactgtatatattatatactacatttcatttaaggtttaaaatgtcaaaattaaagattattaaactctatatgtggcttttgcatttttaaaaaggtttatttttatacataaataataccctgatttatgtttttttttttagtagttataagcaaaatatcaaattaaagaagcggttaggttttatccgattaatcgaaaacataatcgcccgactaatcgattatcaaaataatccttagttgcagccctagttttatcataaatattcatacagtactgtatatcatggaCTTCAAGATATCATGTTTCCCCATCATATGCGGGTGCtaaggtagatagatagatagatagatagatagatagatagatagatagatagatagatgtgatGTGTCCTATAATTTCTGTACCTGTGTGTTTAATATGTAACCAGATGGTTTAATAGAACTGGATGTTTGAGTGGGTAAAAAAAGGGTATTGTGGTTATCACGAGTATGCACTCTTTCCTTGAGTTACAtgctataataaattacaaagtataaccttaaatatatttataataaatcagTATCACACCTATCATTACACAGCTAATGTACGTGAAATAAAAGTAGTCGCGATGTCAGTACCTGACCAGCAAACCAGTCTTTTGCAGCGGCTTAAAACGTCTGAATTATCTCCGCGGTTAAACAAACTTTTCCTTGTTTAATAATCAGTGGAGTTTGAGCTAATCATCTGACTTGCTTATAAAGGGCGGATCCTGATCGGGGACTAAGCAGTGGACAATTACTCTGGTACTTTTTCTGTAGACTGTCTCCTCCTGCATGTGTTTTAATAACAGTGTTTACAGACCTGCTGTCTCTTCTGCTTACTCAGTTCACTTCCTCAAACTTGAGTTTAGTCGGCACGGTTCATTTCGGGGTAGATCGGGTGCTGAATCCGTGCTGGTGTCTCTGGAGAGACGTTTATTGAGAAGCAGTGGTAGAGCTCCGGATCTCCTGATGGATTTACACGCTGTGAGCTGCTTTCTGATTCTGCTGACATGCACAGGTGAGCTCCCTCACAGCGGTCACGATATTAGCGGACATTAGACTTTAGGAAGAGTTATTTTAGGGACCGTCTACAAATGTCTGTACAAATAAAGTGTGGCACTTACCCGGCTACAGTACGTTCCCCGGTTATTCTAAATTATTCTAAATACCACTATTTCTACTTCTTCTATTTCTACtaatgctactactactactactactatttattattattattattattattattattattaataataataataataataatactatatcATACGTGTGCATAGTAATACATAGTTGGTAGGAATTGATTTTAAGGACATATTAACTGTACTTTTTTCAAAACCTTTTTGGTCATGTAATTTTGGAACTAGTGCTTACATAATCTACTTGGTGATCTGTTTACAAGATTCCTAAAATGCGCATAATGTACGAATACCGAAATTACTTCACCACAGTCACTTTCTCCGAATGTTTTGTTAACAAGAACACAGTAGTAATGTGGCTTCCTTAGCATAacagtgtattttatttatattacatgatttattattattattattgttgttgttgttgatgataaagattgattgatttgcCTGTCTGCATGTCTTCAGTGTATTTATTACAgagtttttgctttgtttttgtgcttggcatatttatttctttacacagGAGTATGTTTTGGCCAAGAGGTGATATTACCTGAGGGAATAAAAATAGAGACTGGGCAGGATGTGGAGATTACCCCACTCAGAATTCCTGATCCCACACCGTTTACTCTCAAATGGTTATTTAGTGGGAGCTTGATTATTAGTGTATTTCCTGGTGGAAATATAACAACATCAGGATACATTGGCAGAGTCAGTGTGAACACCATCACTTTAGCTCTGAAGCTCAGAAACCTGACTGAGAGTGATACTGGACAATACACTCTGAGTGTAGACACTGATAAAGGGATTATCGCTGGTCATACATCACTGCAGGTGTTGGGTGAGTATAAACACAACATGAATGTAGTAACGTTTTTTTCACTCAATCTTGTGcagtatatttacaatatattttatatattaagtgttttgtttttatcttattttatattttaattttttaaacagaaatccAGTATGCATCTTTCAATTTGTAGAACACtgttgaaaatattttaatattagttATTCTTGCATTTGATGACTATGCATGTGCACCATGTATTACTTTTGATGCAAACCAGTAAAACGTTATTTACTTTActtgtttaatttgattaatatttttaaatcacagaAAATGTAGGCCATGTTAGAACATATTTTGGTTACTTTAACATCTATAATGACTATCctgcaaataaaatgttacattaacACATGCTATTTTGACTTCTGCTGCCATACTGCAGTTGCTAAAAGCCAAATGACTAGTGGCTGAAGGCCAATAACTATTACTAGTTGTATTTGTAATACTATAATAGCAGGGCTTTTAGATAAGTTGGCTACTACTTTTATTCACACCTAATTTTTAGCTTGCATTTAgtgattattgtttaaaattgtgGCAGCTAATAGTAAAAAaggaattccttttttttttttttgataaattagCATTCAAGTCTTATTTATACTAGTGTTCACCTGAGccttgttttactttttaattccaGTGCCAGCCTCCAATGTTGCCATAATACCAAGTAACACAGAGCTGGTCGAGTTCAACAGCACAGTGAGTCTCGTCTGTTCTGCGTCTGGCTCGTCTCTTTCATTTATTTGGCTAAATGGCAGTTTTGAGGTAACAGCAGGGGAGCGAGTTCAGCTAACAAACAGCAACAGCAATCTGACCATTACCAGTGTGATGAGAGGTGATACAGGTCCATACCAGTGTGAAACATCCAACAGTATCAGCAATACAAAGAGTCCTCCATTAAGCCTCACAGTTTACTGTGagttattttatataatgtgaCTGGTTAACAGTCATGAAGTTTATTCAATAAACCTGCATGATATACCTGGTCTCCACAAGACCAATATGGCTGTGAAGCTATATTGACAAAATATGGACTGTTCCATTACAGATGGTCCAGAAAATGTCAGAGTTGTAGCAGCTCCAGTGGGACCTTCCTACAGCTCTGGGTCAAACCTCATATTGACCTGTTCAGCTGATTCCAGTCCTGCTGCTCAGTTTCAGTGGGCTGTGAATGCAACAGATCTTGGTGAACTGGGCCAAGAGCTCAAATTGAGCAAAACTGAGAGCAGTCATAGCGGCAATTACACCTGCATGGCCCATAACAAACAGAACCTGAGAAATTCCACATCTGAACCCATCAGCATCACTGTACTAGGTGGGTTATAATTTAGGTATTCAATTTATGTTCAACAAAAAGGGCAAGGCAGTAAATCaagcttaaacatttttttctcgaGAATAATGCAGATTTGTCATtgctgtttgatttttt
Coding sequences:
- the LOC128520032 gene encoding carcinoembryonic antigen-related cell adhesion molecule 6-like, which translates into the protein MCFNNSVYRPAVSSAYSVHFLKLEFSRHGSFRGRSGAESVLVSLERRLLRSSGRAPDLLMDLHAVSCFLILLTCTGVCFGQEVILPEGIKIETGQDVEITPLRIPDPTPFTLKWLFSGSLIISVFPGGNITTSGYIGRVSVNTITLALKLRNLTESDTGQYTLSVDTDKGIIAGHTSLQVLVPASNVAIIPSNTELVEFNSTVSLVCSASGSSLSFIWLNGSFEVTAGERVQLTNSNSNLTITSVMRGDTGPYQCETSNSISNTKSPPLSLTVYYGPENVRVVAAPVGPSYSSGSNLILTCSADSSPAAQFQWAVNATDLGELGQELKLSKTESSHSGNYTCMAHNKQNLRNSTSEPISITVLGGL